In Collimonas arenae, a single genomic region encodes these proteins:
- a CDS encoding alkene reductase: MSHIKEARTEESLFQPARIGDIEVANRIVMAPLTRNRAGEGNVPNELNLKYYAQRAGAGLIVTEATQVSAQAQGYANTPGLHTPEQVAAWKKITDAVHEKGGRIVVQIWHTGRMSHVSFQPDGKAPVAPSAIRADAKTFVVGEGFVDTSVPRELTLAEIPGVVDDFRQTARRALEAGFDGIEIHGAHGYLLDSFLRDGSNHRTDNYGGSIENRARLLLEVVAAATAEIGGGRVGVRLSPVSPVNDSSESQPQPLFNYVVEQLNKLGLAYLHVVEGHTGGPRDNAPFDYEALHQRFDGAWLVNNGYDRMMAREAIASGHGDLVAFGRAFITNPDLVHRLQHNLPLNVPFSDAPLYGGVGEHGYTDYPALTEA; the protein is encoded by the coding sequence ATGAGTCACATCAAAGAAGCCCGTACCGAAGAAAGCCTGTTCCAGCCTGCACGCATCGGCGACATCGAAGTAGCCAACCGCATCGTCATGGCGCCATTGACGCGCAACCGCGCCGGCGAAGGCAATGTGCCGAACGAACTCAACTTGAAATATTACGCCCAGCGCGCAGGCGCCGGCCTGATCGTCACAGAAGCAACCCAAGTATCGGCACAAGCCCAAGGCTATGCCAACACCCCTGGCCTGCATACGCCGGAACAAGTCGCTGCCTGGAAAAAAATTACCGATGCCGTGCATGAAAAAGGCGGCCGCATCGTAGTGCAGATCTGGCACACCGGACGCATGTCGCATGTATCGTTCCAGCCGGACGGCAAAGCGCCGGTAGCGCCATCGGCGATCCGCGCAGACGCCAAGACCTTTGTGGTCGGCGAAGGTTTTGTCGATACATCGGTGCCGCGCGAATTGACCCTGGCGGAAATCCCTGGCGTGGTGGACGATTTCCGCCAGACCGCAAGACGCGCACTGGAAGCAGGCTTCGACGGCATCGAAATCCACGGCGCCCACGGCTACCTGCTTGACAGCTTCCTGCGCGACGGTTCCAACCACCGCACCGACAACTACGGCGGCAGCATTGAAAACCGCGCCCGCCTGTTGCTGGAAGTAGTTGCCGCGGCCACTGCCGAAATCGGCGGCGGCCGCGTCGGGGTACGCCTGTCGCCGGTATCGCCAGTCAACGATTCCAGCGAAAGCCAGCCGCAACCACTGTTCAACTACGTGGTGGAACAGCTCAACAAGCTCGGCCTGGCCTACCTGCACGTGGTGGAAGGCCATACAGGCGGCCCTCGCGATAACGCTCCGTTCGATTACGAAGCCCTGCACCAGCGCTTCGACGGCGCCTGGCTGGTCAACAACGGCTACGACCGCATGATGGCTCGCGAAGCCATCGCCAGCGGTCACGGCGACCTGGTCGCATTCGGCCGCGCCTTCATCACCAACCCGGACCTGGTGCATCGCTTGCAGCACAACCTGCCGCTCAATGTCCCGTTCAGCGATGCACCGTTGTATGGCGGCGTCGGCGAGCACGGTTATACCGACTACCCGGCACTGACAGAAGCATAA